A window of the Tachysurus fulvidraco isolate hzauxx_2018 chromosome 6, HZAU_PFXX_2.0, whole genome shotgun sequence genome harbors these coding sequences:
- the csrnp3 gene encoding cysteine/serine-rich nuclear protein 3 isoform X2 produces the protein MSGILKRKFEEVEGASPCSSLRESEEEEISSSESGDSSDSVNPSASHFTPSSILKREKRMRTQRVHFEKVTVYYFSRRQGFTSVPSQGGSTLGMSSRHSSVRQYTLGEFAKEQERIHRDMLRDHLKEEKLNSIKLRLTKNGSVESEEANSLTVDDISDDDLDLDNTEVDEYFFLQPLTTKKRRALLRASGVKKIDVEEKHELRAIRVSREDCGCDCRLFCDPETCTCSLAGIKCQVDRMSFPCGCTKEGCSNAAGRIEFNPIRVRTHFLHTIMKLELEKSREQQQSSAPGPASVSAPNGNGYHSDTNGHCSPLTSGQHALEYSVPDPIQQSTIMHLQAVDDMDEALEEEEDEEEEEEEEDEDEDEDENEDDEDESSSLCSLSDSSTQSLANSDSEEEEDDVDDDEDKAEEFEDGLTIAPLSHSEVVSPSTVMCYSDNTVTQENQTNGNAYFINSTAEYYQMENASSASLLAAANQASESYGGDSSSYQERVNNTNGVMAPGAFNMTTEHYTDYSQPPEEQYANHHFTLTNGSSATIGCCEPEQDKSMQSKGTYHSQSGDLSQMEYQNYLNNNTEEGYTTNGNCFVVEQPKEVSHSLSEVTSLADTTNGPPILEPFPEPTPV, from the exons CTTCCTCCATCCTGAAGCGAGAGAAGCGGATGAGAACACAGAGGGTGCATTTCGAGAAGGTGACAGTGTATTATTTCAGCCGGCGGCAAGGCTTTACCAGCGTGCCCAGTCAGGGAGGCAGCACCTTGGGCATGTCGAGCCGGCACAGCTCTGTACGGCAGTACACACTCGGCGAGTTTGCCAAGGAACAGGAGCGTATACACAGGGACATGCTGAGAGACCACCTGAAAGAGGAAAAACTCAACTCTATCAAGCTAAGG CTGACTAAAAATGGTTCTGTCGAGTCAGAAGAGGCCAATTCTCTCACAGTGGACGATATCTCAGATGATGACCTGGACCTAGACAACACAGAAGTGGATGAATACTTTTTCCTCCAACCACTGACCACCAAGAAGCGCCGGGCCCTGCTTCGTGCATCCGGGGTCAAGAAGATTGATGTGGAGGAGAAGCATGAGCTGAGGGCCATACGAGTCTCCCGTGAGGACTGTGGATGTGACTGCAGACTCTTCTGTGACCCAGAGACTTGCACCTGCAGCCTGGCAGGCATTAAGTGCCAG GTAGACCGTATGTCGTTCCCGTGTGGCTGCACTAAAGAGGGCTGTAGTAACGCGGCGGGGCGGATTGAGTTCAACCCCATCCGTGTGCGCACACACTTCCTGCACACCATTATGAAACTGGAGCTGGAGAAGAGCAGGGAGCAGCAGCAGAGCTCAGCCCCTGGTCCGGCCTCTGTTTCTGCCCCTAATGGCAATGGTTACCACAGTGACACCAATGGCCACTGCAGTCCACTGACATCAGGCCAACATGCTCTAGAATATTCTGTCCCTGATCCCATTCAGCAGAGCACCATCATGCACCTGCAAGCTGTGGATGACATGGATGAGGCcttggaagaggaagaggatgaggaagaggaggaggaagaagaagatgaagatgaggatgaagatgaaaatgaagATGACGAAGATGagagcagcagtttgtgtagCCTGTCGGACTCAAGCACACAGAGTCTGGCGAATAGTGActcagaggaggaggaagacgaTGTCGACGATGATGAAGACAAGGCAGAGGAGTTTGAGGATGGCCTGACCATCGCTCCTTTGTCACACAGTGAGGTGGTCTCTCCATCCACTGTGATGTGCTACTCGGATAACACGGTCACACAGGAGAACCAAACCAATGGCAATGCTTATTTTATCAACTCCACAGCTGAATACTATCAAATGGAGAATGCCAGCTCGGCATCACTTTTAGCAGCTGCTAACCAGGCTAGTGAGAGCTATGGAGGAGATTCAAGCTCATATCAAGAAAGGGTTAACAACACTAATGGGGTGATGGCACCAGGAGCCTTTAACATGACCACTGAGCATTACACTGACTATTCACAGCCACCTGAGGAACAATATGCCAATCATCATTTCACTCTCACTAATGGATCCTCAGCCACGATTGGCTGCTGTGAACCGGAACAGGACAAAAGCATGCAATCAAAAGGGACCTACCACAGCCAGTCAGGAGATCTGAGTCAGATGGAGTACCAAAACTATCTGAACAATAACACAGAGGAGGGATACACGACTAACGGGAACTGTTTTGTGGTAGAGCAGCCAAAAGAGGTATCTCATAGCCTTTCTGAGGTTACCTCTTTAGCAGATACCACCAATGGACCCCCAATACTGGAGCCTTTCCCTGAGCCCACCCCTGTTTAg
- the galnt3 gene encoding polypeptide N-acetylgalactosaminyltransferase 3 isoform X3, translated as MTLIRRLLRRRLHPWKVAIVALVFVTFLFLMQREVVSQSPQEEPWLKGIAQKRDTMLGMVMGAVNNFRDVMPKMQIRAPVRQQQSRSSQPCLPGYYTASELRPMLERPPQNPNAPGASGKPFHTENLGPAEQKEKEKGEEKHCFNLYASDRISLSRDLGPDTRPPECIEQTFRRCPPLPTTSVIIVFHNEAWSTLLRTVYSVLHTSPALLLKEIILVDDASIDERLKEELDEYLKQLHIVRVVRQFERKGLITARLLGASVATGDTLTFLDAHCECFHGWLEPLLARIAENYTAVVSPDITTIDLNTFEFMKPSPYGQNHNRGNFDWALSFGWESLPDHEKKRRKDETYPIKTPAFAGGLFSISRDYFYHIGSYDEEMEIWGGENIEMSFRVWQCGGQLEIIPCSIVGHVFRTKSPHTFPKGTQVIARNQVRLAEVWMDDYKEIFYRRNQQAAQMSKERMFGDVSKRLELRERLQCKSFSWYLKNVYPEVFMPDLNPLQFGSIKNAGKDMCLDVGENNEGGKPLIMYPCHGLGGNQYFEFSTHHEIRHNIQKELCLHATDGTVKLQDCQYKGHNSFTGPEQKWDLQEIFYLEAKKSQN; from the exons ATGACTTTGATCCGCAGACTGCTACGCAGGCGTTTACACCCATGGAAGGTTGCCATTGTGGCACTAGTGTTTGTCACATTTTTGTTCCTTATGCAAAGAGAGGTGGTCAGTCAGAGCCCACAGGAGGAGCCCTGGCTAAAAGGAATTGCACAGAAACGGGACACCATGCTGGGCATGGTAATGGGGGCCGTGAATAACTTTAGGGATGTCATGCCAAAGATGCAGATCCGAGCCCCTGTCAGGCAGCAGCAGAGCAGGAGCAGTCAGCCCTGTCTGCCTGGTTACTACACAGCCTCAGAGCTGAGGCCTATGCTGGAACGGCCCCCACAAAATCCCAATGCCCCAGGTGCCTCGGGGAAACCCTTCCATACAGAGAACCTTGGCCCAGCTGagcagaaggagaaggagaaaggcGAGGAAAAACACTGCTTTAACCTGTACGCTAGTGATCGTATCTCACTAAGCCGAGACCTCGGCCCTGATACGAGGCCTCCAGA aTGCATAGAGCAGACATTTAGGCGCTGCCCACCCTTGCCGACCACAAGTGTGATCATCGTGTTCCACAACGAGGCGTGGAGCACGTTGCTGCGGACTGTCTACAGTGTGCTCCACACCTCTCCTGCCCTTCTTCTTAAAGAGATCATCCTTGTTGATGATGCCAGCATAGACG AACGACTGAAGGAGGAGCTGGATGAGTATCTCAAGCAACTGCACATTGTGCGTGTGGTGCGACAATTCGAAAGAAAAGGTCTCATCACTGCTCGACTGCTGGGAGCCTCAGTAGCCACTGGAGACACCCTCACTTTCCTCGATGCTCACT GTGAATGTTTTCATGGCTGGCTGGAGCCTTTGTTAGCCAGGATAGCAGAGAACTACACTGCAGTGGTGAGTCCAGACATTACAACTATCGACCTGAACACGTTTGAGTTCATGAAGCCTTCTCCATATGGGCAGAACCACAACCGGGGCAACTTTGACTGGGCCTTGTCCTTTGGCTGGGAGAGTTTGCCTGATCATGAAAAAAAGCGGCGCAAAGATGAGACCTACCCCATCAA AACACCAGCATTTGCTGGAGGACTGTTCTCTATCTCTAGAGATTATTTCTATCACATTGGGAGCTATGATGAGGAGATGGAGATCTGGGGAGGAGAGAATATTGAAATGTCCTTCAgg GTGTGGCAGTGTGGGGGTCAGCTGGAAATCATTCCCTGCTCCATTGTGGGCCATGTGTTCCGCACCAAAAGCCCACACACTTTCCCCAAAGGCACTCAAGTAATTGCTCGTAATCAGGTGAGGCTGGCTGAGGTCTGGATGGATGACTACAAGGAGATCTTCTACCGCAGGAACCAGCAGGCGGCGCAGATGTCTAAAGAG AGAATGTTTGGAGACGTCTCTAAGCGCTTGGAACTCCGTGAGAGGCTGCAGTGTAAGAGCTTCTCCTGGTATTTAAAGAACGTCTACCCTGAGGTCTTCATGCCTGATCTCAACCCATTGCAGTTTGGCTCG ATAAAGAATGCAGGGAAGGACATGTGTCTGGATGTAGGAGAGAACAATGAGGGAGGCAAGCCACTCATAATGTATCCATGCCATGGCCTCGGAGGCAACCAG TATTTTGAGTTTTCAACGCACCATGAAATACGACACAACATTCAGAAGGAGCTTTGTCTGCATGCAACTGATGGGACAGTGAAACTCCAGGATTGTCAGTATAAAGGCCACAACTCCTTCACTGGACCTGAACAGAAATGGGACCTGCAGGAG ATCTTCTACTTAGAAGCCAAGAAATCTCAGAATTGA
- the galnt3 gene encoding polypeptide N-acetylgalactosaminyltransferase 3 isoform X1, which produces MTLIRRLLRRRLHPWKVAIVALVFVTFLFLMQREVVSQSPQEEPWLKGIAQKRDTMLGMVMGAVNNFRDVMPKMQIRAPVRQQQSRSSQPCLPGYYTASELRPMLERPPQNPNAPGASGKPFHTENLGPAEQKEKEKGEEKHCFNLYASDRISLSRDLGPDTRPPECIEQTFRRCPPLPTTSVIIVFHNEAWSTLLRTVYSVLHTSPALLLKEIILVDDASIDERLKEELDEYLKQLHIVRVVRQFERKGLITARLLGASVATGDTLTFLDAHCECFHGWLEPLLARIAENYTAVVSPDITTIDLNTFEFMKPSPYGQNHNRGNFDWALSFGWESLPDHEKKRRKDETYPIKTPAFAGGLFSISRDYFYHIGSYDEEMEIWGGENIEMSFRVWQCGGQLEIIPCSIVGHVFRTKSPHTFPKGTQVIARNQVRLAEVWMDDYKEIFYRRNQQAAQMSKERMFGDVSKRLELRERLQCKSFSWYLKNVYPEVFMPDLNPLQFGSIKNAGKDMCLDVGENNEGGKPLIMYPCHGLGGNQYFEFSTHHEIRHNIQKELCLHATDGTVKLQDCQYKGHNSFTGPEQKWDLQENQLFYNRRRKLCLSARYENPSMVPCNSADRFQLWAFT; this is translated from the exons ATGACTTTGATCCGCAGACTGCTACGCAGGCGTTTACACCCATGGAAGGTTGCCATTGTGGCACTAGTGTTTGTCACATTTTTGTTCCTTATGCAAAGAGAGGTGGTCAGTCAGAGCCCACAGGAGGAGCCCTGGCTAAAAGGAATTGCACAGAAACGGGACACCATGCTGGGCATGGTAATGGGGGCCGTGAATAACTTTAGGGATGTCATGCCAAAGATGCAGATCCGAGCCCCTGTCAGGCAGCAGCAGAGCAGGAGCAGTCAGCCCTGTCTGCCTGGTTACTACACAGCCTCAGAGCTGAGGCCTATGCTGGAACGGCCCCCACAAAATCCCAATGCCCCAGGTGCCTCGGGGAAACCCTTCCATACAGAGAACCTTGGCCCAGCTGagcagaaggagaaggagaaaggcGAGGAAAAACACTGCTTTAACCTGTACGCTAGTGATCGTATCTCACTAAGCCGAGACCTCGGCCCTGATACGAGGCCTCCAGA aTGCATAGAGCAGACATTTAGGCGCTGCCCACCCTTGCCGACCACAAGTGTGATCATCGTGTTCCACAACGAGGCGTGGAGCACGTTGCTGCGGACTGTCTACAGTGTGCTCCACACCTCTCCTGCCCTTCTTCTTAAAGAGATCATCCTTGTTGATGATGCCAGCATAGACG AACGACTGAAGGAGGAGCTGGATGAGTATCTCAAGCAACTGCACATTGTGCGTGTGGTGCGACAATTCGAAAGAAAAGGTCTCATCACTGCTCGACTGCTGGGAGCCTCAGTAGCCACTGGAGACACCCTCACTTTCCTCGATGCTCACT GTGAATGTTTTCATGGCTGGCTGGAGCCTTTGTTAGCCAGGATAGCAGAGAACTACACTGCAGTGGTGAGTCCAGACATTACAACTATCGACCTGAACACGTTTGAGTTCATGAAGCCTTCTCCATATGGGCAGAACCACAACCGGGGCAACTTTGACTGGGCCTTGTCCTTTGGCTGGGAGAGTTTGCCTGATCATGAAAAAAAGCGGCGCAAAGATGAGACCTACCCCATCAA AACACCAGCATTTGCTGGAGGACTGTTCTCTATCTCTAGAGATTATTTCTATCACATTGGGAGCTATGATGAGGAGATGGAGATCTGGGGAGGAGAGAATATTGAAATGTCCTTCAgg GTGTGGCAGTGTGGGGGTCAGCTGGAAATCATTCCCTGCTCCATTGTGGGCCATGTGTTCCGCACCAAAAGCCCACACACTTTCCCCAAAGGCACTCAAGTAATTGCTCGTAATCAGGTGAGGCTGGCTGAGGTCTGGATGGATGACTACAAGGAGATCTTCTACCGCAGGAACCAGCAGGCGGCGCAGATGTCTAAAGAG AGAATGTTTGGAGACGTCTCTAAGCGCTTGGAACTCCGTGAGAGGCTGCAGTGTAAGAGCTTCTCCTGGTATTTAAAGAACGTCTACCCTGAGGTCTTCATGCCTGATCTCAACCCATTGCAGTTTGGCTCG ATAAAGAATGCAGGGAAGGACATGTGTCTGGATGTAGGAGAGAACAATGAGGGAGGCAAGCCACTCATAATGTATCCATGCCATGGCCTCGGAGGCAACCAG TATTTTGAGTTTTCAACGCACCATGAAATACGACACAACATTCAGAAGGAGCTTTGTCTGCATGCAACTGATGGGACAGTGAAACTCCAGGATTGTCAGTATAAAGGCCACAACTCCTTCACTGGACCTGAACAGAAATGGGACCTGCAGGAG AATCAGCTGTTTTATAACCGCAGGCGGAAGCTGTGCTTGAGTGCTCGCTATGAAAACCCCTCCATGGTCCCCTGCAACTCAGCGGATAGATTCCAGCTTTGGGCTTTCACCTGA
- the galnt3 gene encoding polypeptide N-acetylgalactosaminyltransferase 3 isoform X2 codes for MTLIRRLLRRRLHPWKVAIVALVFVTFLFLMQREVVSQSPQEEPWLKGIAQKRDTMLGMVMGAVNNFRDVMPKMQIRAPVRQQQSRSSQPCLPGYYTASELRPMLERPPQNPNAPGASGKPFHTENLGPAEQKEKEKGEEKHCFNLYASDRISLSRDLGPDTRPPECIEQTFRRCPPLPTTSVIIVFHTSPALLLKEIILVDDASIDERLKEELDEYLKQLHIVRVVRQFERKGLITARLLGASVATGDTLTFLDAHCECFHGWLEPLLARIAENYTAVVSPDITTIDLNTFEFMKPSPYGQNHNRGNFDWALSFGWESLPDHEKKRRKDETYPIKTPAFAGGLFSISRDYFYHIGSYDEEMEIWGGENIEMSFRVWQCGGQLEIIPCSIVGHVFRTKSPHTFPKGTQVIARNQVRLAEVWMDDYKEIFYRRNQQAAQMSKERMFGDVSKRLELRERLQCKSFSWYLKNVYPEVFMPDLNPLQFGSIKNAGKDMCLDVGENNEGGKPLIMYPCHGLGGNQYFEFSTHHEIRHNIQKELCLHATDGTVKLQDCQYKGHNSFTGPEQKWDLQENQLFYNRRRKLCLSARYENPSMVPCNSADRFQLWAFT; via the exons ATGACTTTGATCCGCAGACTGCTACGCAGGCGTTTACACCCATGGAAGGTTGCCATTGTGGCACTAGTGTTTGTCACATTTTTGTTCCTTATGCAAAGAGAGGTGGTCAGTCAGAGCCCACAGGAGGAGCCCTGGCTAAAAGGAATTGCACAGAAACGGGACACCATGCTGGGCATGGTAATGGGGGCCGTGAATAACTTTAGGGATGTCATGCCAAAGATGCAGATCCGAGCCCCTGTCAGGCAGCAGCAGAGCAGGAGCAGTCAGCCCTGTCTGCCTGGTTACTACACAGCCTCAGAGCTGAGGCCTATGCTGGAACGGCCCCCACAAAATCCCAATGCCCCAGGTGCCTCGGGGAAACCCTTCCATACAGAGAACCTTGGCCCAGCTGagcagaaggagaaggagaaaggcGAGGAAAAACACTGCTTTAACCTGTACGCTAGTGATCGTATCTCACTAAGCCGAGACCTCGGCCCTGATACGAGGCCTCCAGA aTGCATAGAGCAGACATTTAGGCGCTGCCCACCCTTGCCGACCACAAGTGTGATCATCGTGT TCCACACCTCTCCTGCCCTTCTTCTTAAAGAGATCATCCTTGTTGATGATGCCAGCATAGACG AACGACTGAAGGAGGAGCTGGATGAGTATCTCAAGCAACTGCACATTGTGCGTGTGGTGCGACAATTCGAAAGAAAAGGTCTCATCACTGCTCGACTGCTGGGAGCCTCAGTAGCCACTGGAGACACCCTCACTTTCCTCGATGCTCACT GTGAATGTTTTCATGGCTGGCTGGAGCCTTTGTTAGCCAGGATAGCAGAGAACTACACTGCAGTGGTGAGTCCAGACATTACAACTATCGACCTGAACACGTTTGAGTTCATGAAGCCTTCTCCATATGGGCAGAACCACAACCGGGGCAACTTTGACTGGGCCTTGTCCTTTGGCTGGGAGAGTTTGCCTGATCATGAAAAAAAGCGGCGCAAAGATGAGACCTACCCCATCAA AACACCAGCATTTGCTGGAGGACTGTTCTCTATCTCTAGAGATTATTTCTATCACATTGGGAGCTATGATGAGGAGATGGAGATCTGGGGAGGAGAGAATATTGAAATGTCCTTCAgg GTGTGGCAGTGTGGGGGTCAGCTGGAAATCATTCCCTGCTCCATTGTGGGCCATGTGTTCCGCACCAAAAGCCCACACACTTTCCCCAAAGGCACTCAAGTAATTGCTCGTAATCAGGTGAGGCTGGCTGAGGTCTGGATGGATGACTACAAGGAGATCTTCTACCGCAGGAACCAGCAGGCGGCGCAGATGTCTAAAGAG AGAATGTTTGGAGACGTCTCTAAGCGCTTGGAACTCCGTGAGAGGCTGCAGTGTAAGAGCTTCTCCTGGTATTTAAAGAACGTCTACCCTGAGGTCTTCATGCCTGATCTCAACCCATTGCAGTTTGGCTCG ATAAAGAATGCAGGGAAGGACATGTGTCTGGATGTAGGAGAGAACAATGAGGGAGGCAAGCCACTCATAATGTATCCATGCCATGGCCTCGGAGGCAACCAG TATTTTGAGTTTTCAACGCACCATGAAATACGACACAACATTCAGAAGGAGCTTTGTCTGCATGCAACTGATGGGACAGTGAAACTCCAGGATTGTCAGTATAAAGGCCACAACTCCTTCACTGGACCTGAACAGAAATGGGACCTGCAGGAG AATCAGCTGTTTTATAACCGCAGGCGGAAGCTGTGCTTGAGTGCTCGCTATGAAAACCCCTCCATGGTCCCCTGCAACTCAGCGGATAGATTCCAGCTTTGGGCTTTCACCTGA